A DNA window from Paenibacillus andongensis contains the following coding sequences:
- a CDS encoding GNAT family N-acetyltransferase yields MEIIRVTTKDQLQACFGVRFKVFVEEQQVPEHEEIDEKDESPESCHHFLMLDGVQPVAAARWYEYQPQTAKLQRVAVLKEYRGRSLGKQMILAMEQQAREKHCTFAILDAQCQAEGFYSQLGYKVISDEPFYDAGILHVRMKKPL; encoded by the coding sequence ATGGAAATCATTCGAGTCACAACAAAAGATCAATTACAAGCCTGTTTTGGAGTACGGTTCAAAGTGTTCGTTGAAGAACAGCAAGTACCTGAGCACGAGGAAATTGATGAAAAGGATGAATCACCTGAATCATGCCATCATTTTCTTATGTTAGATGGAGTTCAGCCTGTTGCGGCTGCTCGTTGGTATGAGTATCAACCTCAGACGGCTAAACTGCAGCGGGTAGCGGTTTTGAAAGAATACAGAGGCCGATCCTTAGGTAAACAAATGATTCTTGCTATGGAGCAGCAAGCTCGCGAAAAGCATTGTACATTTGCGATCCTCGATGCGCAGTGTCAAGCCGAAGGCTTTTATAGCCAACTTGGCTATAAAGTTATCTCGGATGAACCTTTTTATGATGCTGGCATCCTGCATGTCAGAATGAAAAAACCGCTTTAA